The window GTGGGCCGCGGCGTCCACGAAGCCCACGTCGACGGTGATGGTGCCCCCCGGCCCGGTGGCGTCGCGGGCGTTGACCACCAGGTTCATCAGCACCTGCTCCACCTGCACCGGGTCCACGTACACCGGCACGGGGACGGGGCCCGTGCGCACTTCGAAGTGCACGTCCTCGCGCAGCAGAAGGCGAAGCATGCGCTCCGTGGCGCGCGCCACCGCCCCCACGTCCACCACGCGGGGCTCCAGCACCTGCCGGCGGGAAAAGGCCAGCAGCTGGCGGGTGACCCCGCGGGCGCGCTCGGCGGCCAGGCGGATCTCCCCCACGTCGGCGGCGAGCGGGCTGTCTTCCGGCACGTCGTACAGGATGAGCTCGGAGTAGCCCAGGATGGCGGTGAGCAGGTTGTTGAAGTCGTGCGCCACGCCGCCCGCCAGCCGGCCGACGGCCTCCATCTTCTGCGCCTGGCGAAGCTGGTCGGCCAGGCGCATGCGTTCGGTCACGTCGCGGCTGGCGGCCAGCACGTGCGGCATCCCCCGGTAGTGCACCAGCGAGCCCGACGCCTCCAGCCACCGCCAGCCGCCGTCCGGGTCGGCGTGGCGATAGGTGGTCAGCGTCCGTTCCCCCTGCAGCGAGCGGCGCACCGCCTCCTGCACGGCGGGAAGGTCGTCGGGGTGCACGCCCGCGAACGGTTCGGCGGGTACCACGCCCAGGACCCGCAGGGCCGACGGGCTGATGTAGGCGCGGCGGCCCTCCACGTCGTGAAGGGTGATCAGGTCGCTGGTGTTCTCCGCCAGGACGCGGTACAGCTCTTCACTGTCGCGCAGCGCCGCGCTGGCCTCGGCCAGCTGCTGCGTCCTCGTCTGCACGCGCCGCTCGAGCTCGGTGTTCAGCCGCTGGATCTCGGCCTTGGCGGCGACGAGCTCCATGGTTTCCATCATTTCCCACTCGCCGAACCGCCGGGCGATGGTGAAGTCGTGGGTGGCCGCGAGGTCGAAGATCTCGCTTCCCGTGCTTCCGCCCAGCGGATAGGTGCAGAGCAGGAGCAGCCGCTTCCCCGCGAGCTCCTCGTCGATCAGCGCTTCGAACGCGGTGAACGCCTCGCGCGTGCTGCGGGTGAGCCAGGCCTCGTCGGCGTGCACCCGCAGCCCCGCGTGGCCCCGCGCCAGCGCGCGCTCGAGCCGGGCCAGCAGCCCGGCGATCACGCGGTCCGCGTCGAAGCCGCCGTCCTGCAGGAATACGTCGTAGCAGGAGACGATCTGCAGGGCACCGGTGTTCATGTGCAGGTCCACCCCGGGAAGCGCCTGCTTCAGCGCCTCCCTGGCCGTCTCGACGTCCTCGGCCGTCACCCACACGCATTGCTCGTCATCCTCCAGCCCCGCGCGAAAGTACGGAACGACGGTGTCGAGCAGGTCGGCGCGCGTTTCGTAGAAGCTGCAGAAGTGCGTGCCCCACGGCATGTCGCCGACCGCGTGGATGCCGGACCTCCTGGGCACCTCGTCCGCCGCGGATTCCGCGACCTGCTCCGTCGGTGTCGTCATCGAGTCCCCCCCTCGCCTGGGCTGTCGTGGGCCTGCCGGGATCGGCTGCATGTTGTAGACCGGTTGGGAGCCGTTCGCGAAGACCGTCGCGTGCCGGGTTCGCGGGGACTCTCGCCCCGCCATTCTTCACGCGTTCGCCGGCACGGGCTCTCCGCGGCGGCACCGCGCGGCTCCCTGGCCGGGGGCCAGGCGCCGGGACCATCTTTTGTCGAGGGCTTCGTTTCATCCTCGCCACTTCCCCGACGCCCATGACCCCGCTCGCGCGAACCCTCGTCCTCGCCTTGGCCGCGCTGCTGGCCGGCTGCGCCACGGCTCCGCCCGCTCCCCCGGCGGAGCGCGAGGTGACGGTGATGGTCTACAACATCCGCGCGGGCAAGGACCTCGCGGGGGGCGAGAACCTGCCGCGCGTCGCGGAGCTGGTGCGCGGCACGGGGGCGGACCTGGTGCTGCTCCAGGAGGTGGACCGCAACACGCAGCGCTCCGGCCCCGCGGACCAGCCCGCCGTGCTGGCGCGGCTCACCGGCTACTCCGTGGCGTTCGGGCGCACGATCGGCTTCCAGGGCGGCGACTTCGGGGTGGCCCTGCTTTCCCGCTGGCCCATCCGGCGAGACACGCTGATCCCCCTGCTGGTCACGGCGCCGCCGGGGCGAACGACGGGAAACCGGGAGCAGCGTGGGGTCCTGGTGGCGGTGGTGGACGCGCCGGGCGGGCCGATCGCGGTGCTCGATACCCACCTGGACCACACGGGCGACGACGCCTGGCGGCTGCAGGAGATTGCCACCGTGCTGCAGGTCGCGCGGACGGCCGTGGAGCCCGGGATGCCGGTGCTGATCGGCGGAGACCTCAACGCGCGCCCGGAGAACGCCGTGCACGAGCAGCTGCGCGGCGCCGGCTTCCGCGATGCGTGGGAGGGATGCGGGGCAGGGGACGCGATGACCTTTCCCGCCAGCGCGCCGGACCGCAGGATCGACTACCTCTACGTCACCGGCGCCACCCGCTGCGAGAGCGCACGGGTGCTGCCCAGCGACGCCTCCGATCACCGTCCCCTCGTCTTCCGGCTGCGGCTGCGCTGATCCGCTCCTGGAAAGCGACTGCCCTGGCTCAACAGTTTCACCGCCGCCTGCGTCTGTAAAGGAGAATGACGGGCGAGACTGATGGCCAACTGGTGGCGAGGGTGCGGCGCGGAGAGCGCGCGGCCACGGAGGCGCTGGCCCAGCGGTGGCTGCGCGCCTGCCGCGCCGTGGCCCTGGCCGTCACCCGCGACGAGCCGGACGCCGACGACGTGTGCCAGGACGCGTTCGTAAGCGCCATCCAGCGCATCGACGACTGCCGCAACCCGGAGCGCTTTGGCGCCTGGCTGCTCCAGATCGCCCGCAACCGGGCGCAGGACCACCTGCGGGCGCGCGCGCGGCCGGTGCTGTCGCTGGAGGGGATGGAGATCGAATCGAAAGAGGCGTCGCCGCAGCGGCAGGCGGAGCGCGGCGACGAGCGGAACCGGCTGCTGGCCGCGCTCGGCGAGCTGCCGCAGGGACGGCGCGAGGTGCTGCTGCTGCACGACCTGGAAGGATGGACGCACAGCGAAATCGCGGAGCGGATGGGGCTGCCGCCCGGAACGGTGCGCTCGCACCTGCACCACGCACGGAGAGCCATGCGGAGCCTGCTGCCGGAACTGGAGAAAGGCGAGGAATGATGGACGAAGAGCGTTTGGACCTTGCCGCGCTGGACCCCGCCCGCGACCCCGGCCGCTGGCAGGCGGTGATGCAGGCGACGATGGCGGGGGTGGACGGCGTGCTGCTGCACCGCGCGCGGCCCGACCCGCTGGCCCTGATCGCGGGGTGGCGGCGGCCCCTGCTGGCCATCGCCGCCGCGGCCGTGCTGCTGCTGGTGCCCGTGGAGGTGGTGCTGGAGCGCCGCGAAACGCGCCGGGAAACCCTGCGCGGGCTGGTAGACGTTTCCACCGCGTACGCGCAGGAAGGCCGCGCGCCCACCGGCGCGGAGCTGCTGCAGGCCATCCGCGCGGGAGGCCAGCCGTGATGAGCCGGGCGCGCGCCGTCGGCATGCTGCTCCTGGCGACGACCTTCACGGTGGGCGCGCTGGGCGGGATGGCCGTGGAAGAGGCGATGGGGCTGGACTGGTTCGACTTTCTGGACGAGGACGCCACCCCTTCCGAAGACCGCCTTTTCGCCGGGATCGAGCTGACGGCGGAGCAGCGGGCCCGGATCGACGCGATCCGGGAGCGGCGCGAGGACCGCCTGGAGGCGTATTGGGACAGCCGGCTCCCCGAAATCCAGCGTGTCGTGGACCATTCGTACGACGAGATGCGCGCGGTGCTGGCGCCGGATGCGCGCGCTGAATTCGACCGCCGCGTGCGCGAGCTGCGGGCGCGCGCGCCTTCCGATCGGGATTGAGGTGGCGCGTCCCGGCCGCGTCGTGGCGCCGTTGGGCCACCGCGGCGGCACCCCGTCTCAACACTTTGGCCGGCTGCTCCGTCTGGAAAGGAGAACGCGGAGCACGGCGGCACCGTGCGCCCCGCGGTTCCGGCCATAGCAAGGGAGTGGGTCCATGGAAGGCGAGCGGGGACTGTTCAAGTTCGGGGGGGTGCTGATCATCGTCTTCCTGGTGATCGCCGCGGGGGCGTACGCGACGACAGGCGCGGGCCGACCCGCGGTGGGGGTGGCGGCCGCGCTGGGCGAGCCGCCGGCGGGCGGGGCCCCGCCCCCGGAGGAGGGGGCCGCACGGCCACCGGCGCATGCGGTCTGTACCGTGGACGGCTCGCCGCGGCCGCTGGGCGACGAAATCCACGAGAGCAGCGGCGTGGCCGTGAGCCGGACGCACGCGGGCCTCTTCTGGACGCACAACGATTCCGGGGATCCCCTGCTGTACGCGGTAGATGCGCAGGGGCGCACCGCCGGCCGCGTCCGCGTCTCGGGGGCGTCGGTGCAAGACTGGGAAGACATCGCGCTGGCGCCGTGCCCCGCGGGCGGCGACTGCCTGTACGTGGCGGACATCGGCGACAACGACGCGAAGCGCGGGTCCGTCACCGTGTACCGCGTCGCGGAGCCCGCTCCCGGCGCATCCGAAACCGCTCCCGCCGCCCCCCTCCGGCTGCGCTACCCCGACGGTGCCCACGACGCGGAAGCCATGTTCGTGCTGAACGGGGCGATCCACGTGGTCACCAAGGGGGAGAGCGGGCCGATCGCCCTGTACCGCGCGCCCGCCGGCGCGGGGGCCGAGGCCACGCTGGAACTCCTCCGCACGCTCTCGCCGGACAGGGTGGGAAAGCCGGAGCGCATCACCGGCGCCGACGCGAGCGCCGATGGGCGCTGGGTGGTGCTGCGCACCCTGGGTGAGGCGATGATCTTTCCCGCGGCGGCGCTGGCCGGGAGCGGCGCGGCGTCTCCCCTGCGCGTGGACTTGGGGGAGCTGGATGAAAAGCAGGGAGAAGGGATCGGCTTCACCCCGGACGGATCGCTGGTCCTGACGAGCGAAGGGGGCAGGAAGAAGGACCCCGCCACCGTTGCGCGGCTTTCCTGCACCCTTCCCTGAGAGGGCGCGGGTCGGCCCCGCTGTCGGCAGGTGAGCTCCGCCGTTGTCGTGCTGGCCGCGTACGCGTACCGTGTCGCGCGAATCCTGCGTGGTCGCCGCGCGGCGCGTCACACGGGGTAGCTGGCTCCGGCACCCGGCCGGCCGCTTCCCTCCTTGCCGCCGTGCCGGGCGGCCGGCGAGCCGGACCCTCTACCGAACCCACAATGAGCCGAGGCAAATCGAATGGAATGGCTGCTGTCCAGTGAAGCACTCGTCGCCCTCGCCACGCTGGCGCTGCTCGAAATCGTCCTCGGGATCGACAACCTGGTCTTCCTCACGATCCTCGCCGGCAAGCTGCCCCCCGAACAGCAGCCGCGCGCACGGAAGATCGGGTTGGGCCTCGCCCTGGGGATGCGAGTGGGCCTGCTGCTCGTCATCAGCTGGATCATCGGCCTGACGCGCCCCCTGTTCAGCGTGCTTGGGCAGGAGATCTCGGGCCGCGACCTCATCCTGCTGCTGGGAGGGTTGTTCCTGCTCGCGAAGGCGACCACCGAGATCCACCACAAGCTGGAGGGGGCGAGCGCCGGGACACCCACGTCGGTGAAGGCGACGTTCGGCGCGGTGATCGCGCAGATCGTGGCGATGGACCTCATCTTCTCGCTGGACAGCGTGATCACCGCCGTGGGCATGGCGGAGGACATCCGGGTGATGGTCATCGCGGTGGTGATCGCGATGGCGGTGATGCTGGCGTTCGCGGAGCCGCTGGGGCGCTTCGTGCAGGCACATCCGACCGTGCAGATGCTCGCCCTGTCGTTCCTGCTGCTGATCGGCATGACGCTGGTCGCCGAAGCGTTCGAGGTCCACGTCTCCAAGGGGTACATCTACTTCGCGATGGGCTTCTCGGTCTTCGTCGAGGTGCTGAACCTGAAGTTCTCCAAGAAGGGGAAGCCGGTCGACCTGATCGATGGATGATGTGCGCCAACGATCGTCCGTTACGCCGGGGCGCGGCAGAGCTCACCCGCTGGAGCTGAACACTTCCATGCGGTCGTAGCCGGAGGTGCCGCCAGGAAAGCGGCCCCGGCACCCGGCGGTCTGCATCGCGCTGGTACCGTCGGTGGCGCGGACGAGCAGGGTGCGCCGCCCTGCGGACGGGTGGAGCCAGGTGTAGCGCCAGAGGGACCACACGTGCGGCCGCTCTCCCGTCACCAGCTCGCAGGGCTCCCAGTGTGCGCGGCCGTCGAGAGAAACCTCCACTCCGCGAACGCCGCGTGCCCCGCGAAGGCCATCCCGGTCAGCTCGGCGGGGCGGTCCGCGGCCAGCCGCTCCCGCCGGTCGAACCGCGACATCGTCTTGACCGGGTTGCCGCCCTTCCACAGGCGGCGCTCCCAGTACGACGTGGTGCGTTAGTCCTCCAGCAGCGTGATGCGCTTGAGCCAGCGCGGCTGCTTCTTGCCGTACAGGTCCGGCAGGATCACCCGTACCGGGTAGCCGTGCCCCGCCGGCAGCACCTCCCCGTTCATCTCCACGGCCAGGAACGCGTAGTCGTCGGTCGCGCGCTGCAGCGACACGCTGGAGTAGAACCCGTCCATCCCCGCGAACGGAGCTGTGGAGGCTTCGTTCAAGCTCTCGCTCATCCCTTGATTGCCCCGAAAGAATCTGGTATCCTCCACTACCCCCGCATTCCTGCCGCTCCTCGCCCCGTCTTCAGCGGCGCCGCAGGCTGGTTTCTTCGGTTGTCGGCAAAAGAAAAGGTTGTTTATGCACGCACGGCGCTTCATCTCGCCCCCGGCCGCACCTGCAGAACATTCGCGACGGATTCAACGGCTCGGAACGCGCGCCGTCGGAGCCGCCGCGGGCATTCTCTCCGGGCCACGCCGATGAGCGCGCACGCGGCGGCGCCGGAGCGCCTGCCCGAGCTGATCTCGCGCCTGGGCGCCATTCTCCAGGAAATCGAGACGACCACGGGCGGGCAGGTGGACGCCCTGGTGGACCCGCGCAGCCAGGTGACGTACCTGCTGCGGGGCGCCCAGGACGCGCTGGTCGCGCAGGAGCAGCAGTTCCGCACCGTCACCGAGAACACCTCCGACGCCATCCTGCGCCTGGACCGCGGCCTGTGCCTGCTGTACGCCAACCCGGCGGCGCTGCGGGTGCACGGCGGCGCGGCGGAATCGGTGCGGGGCCTGGCCCTGGACCAATTCACCCGGGGGGCGCCGGGAACGCCGGCGTGCCACACGGCCATGGCCGAAGTGCTGCGCAGCGCCCAGCCCCACGAAGCGGAGTTCGTGCTGGGCGAGGGAGCCTCGGCCCGCGTGTACAACGCGCGCATCAACCCCGAGTTCGGCCCGGACGGCGAAGTCGTATCCGTGCTCGCGGTGCTGCGCGACACCACCGCCATCCATGCCTCCAGCCGGGAGCTGTCCGCGGCCCACGCGCGCATCATCGGAATCCTGGAAAGCGTGACCGACGCCGTCATGTCCATCGATGACGACTGGCGCTTCACGTACGTAAACCCGCGGGCCGAGCTTCAGCTGCGCCGCGGCAAGTCCGAAATCCTGGGGCGCGTATTGTGGGAGGCCTTCCCGGCGACGCTGGGCAGCCGGTTCGAGACGGAGTACCGCCGCGTGGCCGCCGAGGGCAGCCCGCGCGTGTTCGAAGAATACTTTCCCCCGTTCGACAGCTGGTTCGAGGTGCATGCCTATCCGGCGGACGAGGGCGGAATCCACGTGTACTTCCGCGACATCTCCCAACGCAAGGCAAGGGAGCGCGAGGCGGCCGAGCTATTGGAGCGCCTGGCGACCAAGCACGCCCTCCTGGAAGCCGTGGTGCGGCAGCTTCCGGTGGGCGTGGTGATCGCCGAAGCTCCGTCCGGCCAGCTGCTGATGGGCAACAAGGAGATCGACCGCATCTTCGGCCACGGGTACCGCCCGTCCGCCTCCGTTGGGGAGTACGGGGAATGGGTGGCGTTTCACCCCGACGGGCGCAGGGTGCAGGCCGACGAGTGGCCGCTGTCGCGGGCGCTCCGCACCGGCGAGCCCGTGGGGCCGGAGGAGGTCCGCGTGGTGCGCGCCGACGGCAGCCCGGGCATCGCTCGCCTCTGCGCCACGCCGGTGCTGGACGCCGAGGGATCCGTCATCGCGGGGGTGGTCGTCATCGACGACGTCACGGAGCAGCGCGCCGCGCTCGACGCGCTGCGGGCCAGCGAAGAGCGGTACCACCTGGTGAGCCTGGCCACCAACGACATCATCTACGACTGGGATCCCATCGAGGACCGGGTCACGCGGAACAAGGCCGTGGGGGTCCTGGGCTACTCACCCGCGGAGGTCCCCCCTACGTTCGAGTGGTTCGCGTCGAACCTGCATCCCGACGACGCTCCCCGGGTGAGGACCAGTATCGAGGACTTCCTGGAGGGTGACGACCTCTTCTGGTCCGCGGACTACCGCTTCCGCCGGGCAGACGGCTCGTACGCCCGCGTCTACGACCGTGCCCACCTCGTGCGCCGCGCGGATGGCCGCCCGGAGCGGATCATCGGGGCCATGCTCGACGTGAGCGAGCGCGAGGCCGCCGACGCCGCGCTGCACCACCAGGCGCTCCTGCTGGATACCGTGGAGCAGGCGGTGATCGCCACCGACGTGGATGGCCGGATCACCTACTGGAACCACTTCGCGGAACAGCTCTACGGCTGGGCGCGGCACGAGGTGCTGGGCCGGCCGGTCCTGGAGGTGACGCCCTCGGAAGAGACGGCGGCCGAGGCCGCGCGCGTGCTGGAGGCACTCATGGCCGGGGTCAGCTGGTCCGGGCAGTTCCGGGTCCGGAGAAAGGACGGAACGTCGTTCCTGGCCCAGGTCACCAACACCCCCATCCCGGGTCCGTCCGGGGAGCTGGTGGGGGTGGTGGGGGTGTCGTTCGACATCACCGAACGCCGCAACCTCGAGGAGCAGCTGCGCCAGTCGCAGAAGATGGACGCGGTGGGGCAGCTGGCCGGGGGCGTGGCCCATGACTTCAACAACCTGCTGACGGTGATTTCGGGAACGGTCGAGCTGCTGAAGGCCGACCTGGCGGACCCCGCCGTCCTCGAAGACATCGAGCAGATCGGCGAGGCGGCCGAGCGGGCCGCCGGGCTGACGCGCCAGCTGCTGGCCTTCAGCCGCAGGCAGATCCTGAAGCCGCAGGCAGTGAACCTTACGGCGCTGGTCGGCGGCATGCTGCCCATGCTCAAGCGGCTGATCGGCGAAGACGTCGAGCTGCGGTTCAAGGCCAACGCCGCGGCGGCGCAGGTAGAGGCAGATCCCGGGCAGCTGGAGCAGGTGCTGCTGAACCTGGTCGTGAATGCCCGCGACGCCATCGCGGGTACCCATGGGCGGGTGGTGATGGAGACGCACCAGGCGGAGGTCGGCGGCGGGGACGAAGGGCTGGACGGGGCGCTCCCCCCGGGGCGGTACGCCGTGATGATGGTGAGCGACACCGGGATGGGAATGCCGGAAGAGGTACGGCAGCGGGTCTTCGAGCCGTTCTTCACCACCAAGCCGCCGGGAACCGGCACGGGGCTGGGGCTCAGCACCGTCTACGGCATCGTGAAGCAGAGCGACGGGTTCATCTTCGTCGACAGCGCCCCGGGCGCCGGTACCGAGGTGCGGGTGTACCTGCCGCTGCTGGCATCGGCGGACCAACCCGCGGCGGAGGCGCCCCCGCCCCTTCCGGGGGGGCGGGAAACCATCCTGCTGATCGAGGACGAGGTGGCGGTGCGCTCCCTGACGCGCCGGGTGCTGACGCGCCAGGGCTACACGGTGATCGACGCACGGGACGGCGCCGAGGCGCTGGAGCTGGCGCGGCGCGAGGGTGCGGCCTTCGACCTGGTGATCACGGACGTGGTGATGCCGGGAATGAGCGGCCCGGCGGTGGCGGAGGAGCTCCGCGCGCTCATCGGCGGCGTTCCCGTGCTCTACATGTCGGGCTACACCGACGACGAGATGCTGAGGCGGGGAATCCACACCTCCGACACGCACTTCCTGCAGAAGCCCTTCACGCCCAGCAGCATCCTCACGCAGGTGCGGGCCGTGCTGGACGACCCGCGCGCCAGGCCGGGCGCACGAACCTGAGCACACGAGCCACCGCGTCTCACCCGCCGAAGTGGTGGTGGAGAGACAGAGGCTGCCAGGAAGCAAGGTCGCGCCACCCGACCCCAACCCACCCGGCAGCAGGGAGTCCACGAAGGTGGACATCGTGTGCCTGTTGCAGCGAATTCATTTGCCCGTGGAGGCCTCGATTCGACAGAGGGGTTCTCACACGGAGGGCACGGAGGGCACGGAGGAGAAGGAGACCCCGGGCTTCGGCACGCGTCGGCTATGGCGCTCCCCGCGGACTGTGTGGCGGATCCTTCAGTCGCTGCGGAGGGCGGTGCGGCGGCGGGTTCGGGGTGGCCGCTCCTTCAGGATGACATCCAAGGCTTCTTCGCACCTTCGCACCTTCGCACCTTCGCACCTTCGCACTCACACACTCCCCAGGCTTCAGGGAGACTCGCACCCCTCCAGAATCCGCCGTCAAAAATACATTGCGGATCGCTCCTTATGGATTATTATTACCTGCGGACCTGAACGTCGCGCGTTGCCGATGCGCGCACTTCCAGTTCCGGCTGCCCGTTCGAGATCGCCCGGGGTCATGCCCCCTGGCGTGGCGGCCTTCCTGCCTCCGGCACATCGCCGGGACGTAGTTTCACTCCGCGGGTGCCGGAATGCTCCATCCTCGCAGCGCGTGGCCCAGGGCCTCAATGCGACTCTGCACGACTCCCGCGCCATGACCGGGCCAGCCGCCGCCCCGGGCCACCCGATTCGCGTTCTCCTGGTGGAGGACGACGAAGACGACTTCGTGATCACCCGCGGCTTGCTGTCGGACGTGTCCGGGGCCGCCTTCGAGCTCGTATGGGCCGCCACCTGCGCAGAAGGGCTGCGCACCCTGGCGGGTGGGGAGTTCGACGTGGTGCTGCTGGACTACCGCCTGGGCAGGCACACCGCGCTGGATTTTCTGGGCCGCATGCCCCTGGCGGAGACCACGCCCCCCGTGATCCTGCTCACCGGCCGCGACGACACCGGGACCGACGTGGTCGCCATGCGCGCCGGGGCCGTCGACTACCTGGCCAAGGCCGGGCTCAACGCGACGATGCTGGAGCGCTCCATCCGGTACGCCGTCGAGCGGCACGGGGCGCAGCTGGCGCGGTATTCCGCCGAGCGGAAGTTCGAGATGCTCCTGGAGTCCGTGGGGGCCATCGTGTGGCAGGGCGACCCCGACACCCTCCAGTTCACCTACGTGAGCCAGGAGGCGGAGGTCCTGCTCGGCTATCCGCTGGAGATGTGGACGCGCGACCCGGGCTTCTGGTCCGGGCACATCCACGAAGACGACCGCGCCTGGGCGGTGGCGCTGTGCAGGGAAGCGGCAAGGAACAACGTACCGCGCACGTGCGACTACCGGATGATCGCCGCCGACGGGCGCACGGTCTGGCTGCGCGACATCGTGAAGGTGGTGAACGTGGGGGGAAGGCGCGAGCTGGCGGGGGTGATGGTCGACGTGACGCAGGCGAAGTCGGTGGAGCAGGACCTGAGGCTGCGCGACCGCGCCATCGCGGCGGTCGATGAAGGGATCATCATCACCGATCCGCACCAGCCCGACGACCCCATCGTCTACGTGAACCCGGGGTTCGAGCGCATGACAGGCTACCGGGCCGCCGAGGTCGTGGGCACCAACTGCCGCTTCCTGCAGGGCCCCGGCACCGACCCGGCAGCGGTCGCCGGAATCGGACGAGCGCTCCGGGCGGCGGAGCCCATCCGCACCGAGCTGCTCAACTACCGCAGCGACGGAACGCCCTTCTGGAACCGCCTTTCCATCACCCCCATCCAGGACGAGATGGGGTCGCTCACCCACTTCGTGGGGGTGCAGCGGGACGTTACCGACGAGCGGTCGCGCGAGCAGAAGATGCACCTGCTGGCCAGCGCCCTCGAAGGCCTCAACGAGCAGGGGGTCAGCATCGTCACCGCCGAGGGCGACTGGGTGTTCTCCAACCGTACGCACGGTCGGCTGCTGGGCTATGATGCCAGCGCCGACCCGGCACCCACCGTGGACGCGTTCCTTCCGGACGACGACGCGCGCCGCGAGTTCGAGCACATGCTGGCGACGGTGCGGAACACGGGGAGCTGGAGCGGACGCGTGCGCAGGCGGCGGCTTTCCGACGACGCGATCATCGTTCTCGATACCTTCGCCGGCGGGGTCGAGGACCAGGGCCGCACCCTCTTCTTCACCATCATCCAGGACGCCAGCGAAGCCATCGCCCACGAGAGGCACCTGCGCCGCGCCGAGCGGCTGGCGGGAATCGGCACGCTGGTGGCGGGCGTGGCCCACGAGCTGAACAACCCGCTGAGCGCGGTGCTGGGCTTTGCGCAGATGCTGCTCCTGGACGCCCGCTCGGAGTCCGAGCGCGACGACCTGCGCACGATCATCCGCGAGGCGGAGCGGATGGCGAACATCGTCTCGGACCTGCGGGCCGTCGCGCGCGACACGCAGGAGGAAACCGGCACGCGCGAGCCGATCGACCTGAACGACGTGGTTCGCCACGTCCTGAAGACCCGGGCGTACTCGCTTACGACGCGGAACGTGGAAACGAGCGAGGACTTGGCCCAGGGGCTCCCCATCGTTTCGGCCGACCGCGGCCAGCTGGAGCAGGTGCTGCTGAACCTGGTCGTCAACGCGGAGCAGGCCATGGGCGACAGCGGCGGCGAGCGCCGCCTGGCCGTGCGCACGCGCCCCGCGCCGAAGGGGGTTTCCGTCGAGATCACCGACACGGGAACGGGCATCCCAGGCCATTACCTCGACCGCATCTTCGACCCGTTCTTCACCACCAAGGCACCCGGGCAGGGGACCGGGCTGGGCCTTTCGCTGGTGCACAGCATCGTCACGGAGCACGGGGGCGAGATCCGGGTCGACAGCGAAGTGGGGCGGGGAACCACCTTCCGGATCGACCTTCCGGCGAGTGCCGCCGCCCCCGCGCCGGTTCCGGCGCCGGCGCGTAGCGACGAGCCCCCCGGCGCCCCGCTCCGCGTGCTGGTGGTGGACGACGAGGACCCCGTACGGCGGGTGCTCGTCCGCATTCTGCGCCGCCGCGGCCACCACGCCGACGAGGCGGCGGAAGGCGGGCAGGCGCTCCAGATCCTGGAATCGGACGAGCGGGGCTACGACGTGATCGTGTCCGACCTGCGCATGCCCGGGCTGGATGGCGAGGAGCTGCTGAAACGGCTGCAGGCGCGGGGCGACGGACTGGAGCGGCGGGTGCTCTTCCTCACGGGAGACATCGCCAGCGCCCAGGCGGCCCGCACGCTGGCCGAGG of the Longimicrobium sp. genome contains:
- a CDS encoding response regulator gives rise to the protein MTGPAAAPGHPIRVLLVEDDEDDFVITRGLLSDVSGAAFELVWAATCAEGLRTLAGGEFDVVLLDYRLGRHTALDFLGRMPLAETTPPVILLTGRDDTGTDVVAMRAGAVDYLAKAGLNATMLERSIRYAVERHGAQLARYSAERKFEMLLESVGAIVWQGDPDTLQFTYVSQEAEVLLGYPLEMWTRDPGFWSGHIHEDDRAWAVALCREAARNNVPRTCDYRMIAADGRTVWLRDIVKVVNVGGRRELAGVMVDVTQAKSVEQDLRLRDRAIAAVDEGIIITDPHQPDDPIVYVNPGFERMTGYRAAEVVGTNCRFLQGPGTDPAAVAGIGRALRAAEPIRTELLNYRSDGTPFWNRLSITPIQDEMGSLTHFVGVQRDVTDERSREQKMHLLASALEGLNEQGVSIVTAEGDWVFSNRTHGRLLGYDASADPAPTVDAFLPDDDARREFEHMLATVRNTGSWSGRVRRRRLSDDAIIVLDTFAGGVEDQGRTLFFTIIQDASEAIAHERHLRRAERLAGIGTLVAGVAHELNNPLSAVLGFAQMLLLDARSESERDDLRTIIREAERMANIVSDLRAVARDTQEETGTREPIDLNDVVRHVLKTRAYSLTTRNVETSEDLAQGLPIVSADRGQLEQVLLNLVVNAEQAMGDSGGERRLAVRTRPAPKGVSVEITDTGTGIPGHYLDRIFDPFFTTKAPGQGTGLGLSLVHSIVTEHGGEIRVDSEVGRGTTFRIDLPASAAAPAPVPAPARSDEPPGAPLRVLVVDDEDPVRRVLVRILRRRGHHADEAAEGGQALQILESDERGYDVIVSDLRMPGLDGEELLKRLQARGDGLERRVLFLTGDIASAQAARTLAEARVPALAKPVSAAEFLAAVEKIGYAAGSDP
- a CDS encoding PAS domain-containing protein, coding for MSAHAAAPERLPELISRLGAILQEIETTTGGQVDALVDPRSQVTYLLRGAQDALVAQEQQFRTVTENTSDAILRLDRGLCLLYANPAALRVHGGAAESVRGLALDQFTRGAPGTPACHTAMAEVLRSAQPHEAEFVLGEGASARVYNARINPEFGPDGEVVSVLAVLRDTTAIHASSRELSAAHARIIGILESVTDAVMSIDDDWRFTYVNPRAELQLRRGKSEILGRVLWEAFPATLGSRFETEYRRVAAEGSPRVFEEYFPPFDSWFEVHAYPADEGGIHVYFRDISQRKAREREAAELLERLATKHALLEAVVRQLPVGVVIAEAPSGQLLMGNKEIDRIFGHGYRPSASVGEYGEWVAFHPDGRRVQADEWPLSRALRTGEPVGPEEVRVVRADGSPGIARLCATPVLDAEGSVIAGVVVIDDVTEQRAALDALRASEERYHLVSLATNDIIYDWDPIEDRVTRNKAVGVLGYSPAEVPPTFEWFASNLHPDDAPRVRTSIEDFLEGDDLFWSADYRFRRADGSYARVYDRAHLVRRADGRPERIIGAMLDVSEREAADAALHHQALLLDTVEQAVIATDVDGRITYWNHFAEQLYGWARHEVLGRPVLEVTPSEETAAEAARVLEALMAGVSWSGQFRVRRKDGTSFLAQVTNTPIPGPSGELVGVVGVSFDITERRNLEEQLRQSQKMDAVGQLAGGVAHDFNNLLTVISGTVELLKADLADPAVLEDIEQIGEAAERAAGLTRQLLAFSRRQILKPQAVNLTALVGGMLPMLKRLIGEDVELRFKANAAAAQVEADPGQLEQVLLNLVVNARDAIAGTHGRVVMETHQAEVGGGDEGLDGALPPGRYAVMMVSDTGMGMPEEVRQRVFEPFFTTKPPGTGTGLGLSTVYGIVKQSDGFIFVDSAPGAGTEVRVYLPLLASADQPAAEAPPPLPGGRETILLIEDEVAVRSLTRRVLTRQGYTVIDARDGAEALELARREGAAFDLVITDVVMPGMSGPAVAEELRALIGGVPVLYMSGYTDDEMLRRGIHTSDTHFLQKPFTPSSILTQVRAVLDDPRARPGART